In one Ralstonia pickettii genomic region, the following are encoded:
- a CDS encoding hybrid sensor histidine kinase/response regulator translates to MNHDLLSSESGFAWLRLWAESTSDFSIFALSRPGVVATWNPGGERMQGYRPDEIIGQPLALLYPPESRALGAPEAALHAAAQTGRHVEEGWRIRKDGTPFWANVAMTALRDGNNALIGFGTVISDMSDKKAAHDAVLKSERNFRLLVQGVTDYAIFMLSTDGHITSWNAGARRIKGYTEAEIIGSHFSRFYTPEDVAAGVPFRGLETARRDGRFEAEGWRVRCDGSRFFAHVIIDAIYEDGELVGFAKVTRDITERRRAGEQLEQTQRALFQAQKMEALGKLTGGVAHDFNNVLQVLRGNLELLESRHGRDAWSAERLNNAIDAVDRGAKLAAQLLAFGRKQPLAPVVINPAHQLRAMDDLLRRALGEAIEIESVVAGGLWNTAVDPHQFENVILNLAINARDAMPDGGKLTLELSNATLDDDYVMALPDVPAGQYVMLAVTDTGTGMSPEVMERAFDPFFSTKREGEGTGLGLSMAYGFVKQSGGHIRLYSEVGEGTTVRVYLPRSTGTAVEPARVKAGALKHGNETILVVEDDAKVRETVVDLLSGLGYAVLKANNAEQALAVVESGVHIDLPFTDVVMPGALRSTEMVQRAVQTLPALKVLYTSGYTQNAIVHGGRLDPGVELLSKPYSRQQLAFKIRQVLASDAVQANGPEEGDTPPDLDTGAVWEPARLRILVVEDDASLRGAVCELLMLIGITPQQAASGAQALEALRAEAFDVLFTDVIMPDMSGIELAQHAFALHPELRVVFASGNPIPNHDSFAFRWTALRKPYTLDQLQHALQSMMVRERVTTGT, encoded by the coding sequence GCGCTGCATGCTGCCGCCCAGACAGGGCGGCACGTCGAGGAGGGATGGCGCATCCGCAAGGACGGCACGCCCTTCTGGGCGAACGTCGCCATGACGGCGCTGCGCGACGGCAACAATGCGTTGATCGGGTTCGGTACCGTGATCAGCGACATGAGCGACAAGAAGGCCGCTCACGACGCTGTGCTCAAAAGCGAGCGGAATTTTCGGCTGCTGGTTCAGGGCGTGACGGACTACGCCATCTTCATGCTGTCGACCGACGGGCACATCACGAGCTGGAATGCCGGGGCACGGCGCATCAAGGGCTATACCGAGGCCGAGATCATCGGTTCGCATTTTTCGCGTTTCTATACGCCCGAGGATGTTGCGGCCGGCGTGCCGTTCCGGGGCCTGGAGACGGCCCGGCGCGACGGGCGATTCGAAGCCGAAGGCTGGCGCGTTCGGTGCGACGGAAGCCGCTTCTTCGCGCACGTCATCATCGATGCCATCTACGAAGACGGCGAACTGGTCGGCTTTGCAAAGGTCACGCGCGACATCACGGAACGACGACGCGCAGGCGAGCAGCTTGAGCAGACGCAAAGAGCGCTGTTCCAGGCTCAGAAGATGGAAGCACTGGGCAAGCTCACGGGCGGCGTTGCGCATGATTTCAACAACGTGTTGCAGGTGCTGCGGGGCAACCTCGAACTGCTCGAAAGCCGGCATGGGCGCGATGCCTGGAGCGCCGAGCGGCTGAATAACGCCATCGATGCCGTCGACCGGGGTGCAAAGCTTGCCGCCCAGTTGCTGGCCTTCGGCCGCAAGCAGCCGCTTGCACCCGTCGTGATCAACCCTGCACATCAACTGCGCGCCATGGACGATCTGCTGCGGCGCGCGCTGGGCGAGGCGATCGAGATCGAATCGGTGGTCGCGGGCGGACTGTGGAATACCGCGGTCGATCCGCATCAGTTCGAAAACGTCATCCTGAATCTGGCGATCAACGCGCGGGATGCGATGCCGGACGGCGGCAAGCTCACGCTCGAACTCTCCAACGCCACGCTCGACGACGACTACGTGATGGCGCTGCCCGATGTGCCGGCCGGGCAGTACGTCATGCTGGCCGTGACGGACACGGGCACGGGCATGAGCCCGGAAGTCATGGAGCGCGCCTTCGATCCGTTCTTCAGCACCAAGCGCGAAGGCGAGGGCACGGGCCTGGGGCTCAGCATGGCCTACGGTTTCGTCAAACAGAGCGGCGGCCATATTCGCCTCTACAGCGAGGTCGGAGAGGGCACGACGGTGCGCGTCTATCTGCCCCGCTCCACCGGTACGGCGGTCGAGCCCGCACGCGTCAAGGCTGGAGCGCTCAAGCACGGCAACGAGACGATCCTCGTTGTGGAAGACGACGCAAAGGTTCGCGAGACCGTCGTCGATCTGCTGAGCGGCCTGGGCTATGCCGTGCTCAAGGCCAACAATGCGGAGCAGGCGCTGGCCGTGGTCGAGAGCGGTGTGCATATCGACCTGCCCTTCACCGATGTCGTCATGCCGGGTGCCCTGCGCAGTACGGAGATGGTGCAGAGAGCCGTGCAGACGCTGCCCGCGCTGAAGGTGCTCTACACCTCCGGCTACACGCAGAACGCCATCGTGCATGGCGGCCGGCTCGATCCGGGCGTCGAATTGCTGAGCAAGCCCTACAGCCGGCAGCAACTGGCATTCAAGATTCGCCAGGTGCTCGCAAGCGACGCGGTGCAAGCGAACGGACCCGAGGAAGGCGACACGCCGCCCGATCTCGACACGGGCGCAGTGTGGGAGCCGGCGCGCCTGCGCATCCTCGTGGTCGAAGACGACGCGTCATTGCGCGGCGCGGTGTGCGAGCTGTTGATGCTGATCGGGATCACGCCCCAGCAGGCCGCCAGCGGTGCGCAGGCGCTCGAAGCCCTGCGGGCAGAAGCGTTCGACGTTCTATTTACGGACGTGATCATGCCCGACATGTCGGGCATTGAACTCGCGCAGCACGCGTTCGCCCTGCATCCGGAACTGCGGGTCGTCTTCGCCTCCGGCAATCCCATTCCCAACCACGATAGCTTTGCGTTTAGGTGGACGGCGCTTCGCAAGCCTTACACGCTCGATCAGCTACAGCACGCTCTGCAATCGATGATGGTGCGGGAGCGGGTGACCACCGGCACATAG
- a CDS encoding flavodoxin family protein — protein sequence MTEITTQAKTAVVYHSGYGHTARMASAVAEGAGAALVAIDAEGNIAEDAWATLARADAILFGSPTYMGGPSWQFKKFADASSKPWFEGAWQNKVFGGFTNSASINGDKLNTLEYFVLLTGQHGGIWVNMDIKPANVKASKRDDLNRMGSYIAPMAQTPADASPEEMSAGDLETARRYGARVAMVAAQLRAGRTGALK from the coding sequence ATGACTGAAATCACCACCCAAGCAAAAACGGCCGTCGTCTATCACTCCGGCTACGGGCACACCGCCCGCATGGCAAGCGCTGTTGCCGAAGGCGCCGGCGCAGCCCTCGTCGCCATCGACGCCGAGGGCAATATCGCCGAAGACGCCTGGGCTACGCTTGCCCGAGCCGACGCCATCCTGTTCGGCTCGCCCACCTACATGGGCGGACCCAGCTGGCAATTCAAGAAGTTTGCAGACGCATCGTCAAAGCCCTGGTTTGAAGGCGCGTGGCAGAACAAGGTCTTCGGCGGCTTTACCAACAGCGCCAGCATCAATGGCGACAAGCTCAACACGCTCGAATACTTCGTTCTGCTCACGGGGCAGCACGGCGGCATCTGGGTCAACATGGATATCAAGCCTGCGAACGTAAAGGCCTCCAAGCGCGACGACCTGAACCGCATGGGATCGTACATCGCGCCGATGGCCCAGACGCCCGCCGATGCGTCGCCGGAAGAAATGTCGGCGGGCGACCTTGAAACGGCACGCCGCTACGGCGCACGGGTGGCGATGGTTGCGGCGCAGCTACGCGCGGGGCGCACAGGCGCGCTGAAGTGA